Proteins co-encoded in one Medicago truncatula cultivar Jemalong A17 chromosome 8, MtrunA17r5.0-ANR, whole genome shotgun sequence genomic window:
- the LOC11409706 gene encoding protein RADIALIS-like 1 has protein sequence MATSWTARQNKLFEQALALYDRETPERWHNVAKVVGKSVEDVKSHYEILKEDVQRIEHGHIPFPRYKTNTNS, from the coding sequence ATGGCAACCTCTTGGACTGCAAGGCAGAACAAACTGTTTGAACAAGCATTGGCTTTATATGATAGAGAAACTCCTGAAAGATGGCACAATGTGGCCAAAGTGGTTGGAAAATCAGTTGAAGATGTTAAGAGTCACTATGAGATCCTCAAAGAAGATGTTCAACGTATTGAGCATGGCCATATCCCTTTTCCTCGTTACAAAACTAACACCAACTCCTAA